From the Oncorhynchus nerka isolate Pitt River linkage group LG20, Oner_Uvic_2.0, whole genome shotgun sequence genome, one window contains:
- the LOC115102726 gene encoding ubiquitin-conjugating enzyme E2 R1 — MAQHGPTHVASSQKALMLEMKSLQEEPVEGFRITLVDEADLYNWEVAIFGPPNTHYEGGYFKARIKFPIDYPYSPPAFRFLTKMWHPNIYENGDVCISILHPPVDDPQSGELPSERWNPTQNVRTILLSVISLLNEPNTFSPANVDASVMYRKWRDSKGKDREYAEIIRKQVLATKAEAERDGVKVPTTLAEYCVRTRAPPPDEGSDLFYDDYYDDEDLEDEDDCCYDEDDSGTEES; from the exons ATGGCGCAACATGGTCCTACTCACGTAGCAAGCTCACAGAAAGCATTAATGTTAGAAATGAAGAGCCTTCAAGAGGAGCCAGTCGAGGGCTTCAGAATAACATTGGTGGACGAGGCAGATTTATACAATTGGGAAGTGGCCATTTTTGGACCTCCTAACACCCACTATGAAGGAGGGTATTTCAAG GCTCGCATCAAATTCCCCATTGACTACCCCTATTCACCACCTGCTTTCCGTTTCCTCACCAAGATGTGGCACCCCAACATCTATGAG AATGGGGACGTGTGTATATCCATTCTGCACCCTCCAGTTGATGACCCTCAGAGTGGAGAGCTGCCCTCTGAGAGGTGGAACCCTACCCAGAATGTTAG GACCATCCTTCTAAGTGTCATCTCTCTGCTGAACGAGCCCAACACCTTCTCCCCGGCCAATGTGGATGCCTCTGTCATGTACCGTAAGtggagagacagcaagggcaagGACAGAGAGTACGCAGAGATCATTCG gaAGCAGGTGTTGGCCACTAAGGCTGAGGCGGAACGCGACGGGGTGAAGGTCCCCACCACACTGGCCGAATACTGTGTCCGCACTCGCGCCCCGCCACCCGACGAGGGCTCTGACCTCTTCTATGACGATTACTATGACGACGAGGATCTGGAGGATGAAGACGACTGCTGCTACGATGAAGATGACTCTGGGACAGAGGAGTCGTGA
- the LOC115102725 gene encoding splicing factor Cactin-like, which translates to MGPKKHRRSRSGSRSRNRDRNRYKISRSRSPEEKRGRSRSIDRNIKPRRIARSESGNSNSSGGSTRRQGQRPRSRDHPGSRSDSDSDKRRKLKGKSKDRSRSDSDDPKGRKKREIKKSRREDKGEKMISRSQSQSDSGSSADRKRSRDGGNNARERRWQRSADRGSRSPSRERERQMRERTRDRERMRSRDKEPSRCKEKSRERSSRRSEDRGRREGSRGNDQRDKERNRRRSGSSDSSKSSGSDGGARGGSPGSGEAGPSVRDEKKNQREMLKALETPEEKRARRLAKKEAKERKKREKMGWSEEYMGYTNADNPFGDNNLLGTFKWQKALDRKGIGHLGEKDLKDRNKRIQEENRRELQKVKQLRLEREREKAMRETELEMLQREKEAEHFKTWAEQEDNFHLHQAKLRSKIRIRDGRAKPIDLLAKYISAEDDDLAVEMHEPYTFLNGLTVTDMDDLLEDIKVYMELEQGKNVDFWRDMTTITEDEISKLRKLEASGKGPGDRRDGINTSVSTDVQIVFKGKTYSQLQALNLNIETKIRAGGSNLDIGYWESLMQQVRVFMGRARLRERHQDVLRQKLFKLKQEQGVESEPLFPIIKEEPEDEAVTDGEKDTPSGVPGPSSSSPSINQKRDAEEKDEQVAGPSTEGDREKEGDGEEKGEVVEAVLTEEDLIQQSQAEYDSGRYSPTLLLPSELPLDTHTITPDEDTHKLHLSRRQLAVTGDANENAEDEFVRRAKQGMGGDEAQFSVELPLTGKMYLWADKYRPRKPRFFNRVHTGFEWNKYNQTHYDFDNPPPKIVQGYKFNIFYPDLINKRSTPQYFLEPSPDNKDFGVLRFHAGPPYEDIAFKIVNREWEYSHRHGFRCQFANGIFQLWFHFKRYRYRR; encoded by the exons ATGGGTCCAAAAAAGCATCGTCGGTCCCGTTCTGGATCTCGTAGTCGGAACCGGGAtcgaaacaggtacaaaataagCAGATCACGATCACCCGAAGAGAAGAGAGGCCGGAGTCGGTCCATTGATCGAAACATAAAACCCCGGAGAATTGCGCGTTCTGAGAGCGGAAACTCGAACAGCAGTGGTGGATCTACGAGGCGACAAGGACAGCGGCCCCGTAGCAGAGACCATCCCGGATCGAGAAGCGACTCAGACAGCGACAAGAGACGTAAACTGAAGGGCAAATCAAAAGACAGATCCAG GTCTGACTCAGATGATCCAAAGggaaggaagaaaagagagataAAGAAGAGCAGAAGAGAAGACAAAGGAGAGAAGATGATTAGCAGGAGCCAGTCCCAGTCCGACTCCGGGTCTAGTGCAGACCGGAAGAGATCGAGGGACGGGGGGAACAATGCCCGGGAGAGGAGATGGCAGAGGAGTGCAGACAGAGGGAGTAGAAGCCCCAGCAGAGAAAGGGAACGACAGATgcgggagagaacgagagacagggagagaatgagaagcCGAGACAAGGAGCCAAGCCGATGTAAGGAGAAAAGTCGAGAAAGAAGCAGCCGGAGGAGTGAAGACcgtgggaggagagaaggaagcagAGGGAATGACCAAAGGGACAAAGAGCGTAATAGACGTCGCTCTGGATCCTCTGACTCGTCTAAGAGCTCTGGGTCAGATGGCGGGGCCCGTGGAGGCAGCCCGGGGTCTGGAGAGGCCGGTCCCTCGGTACGAGATGAGAAGAAGAACCAGAGAGAGATGCTGAAGGCCCTGGAGACCCCAGAGGAGAAGAGGGCCAGACGACTGGCCAAGAAGGAGGccaaggagaggaagaagagagaaaagatGGGCTGGAGTGAGGAGTACATGGGCTATACCAATGCAGACAACCCCTTCGGAGACAACAACCTGCTGGGCACCTTCAAATGGCAGAAG GCTCTGGACAGGAAGGGCATTGGCCATCTGGGTGAGAAGGACCTGAAGGACAGGAACAAACGTATCCAGGAGGAGAATCGCAGAGAACTGCAGAAG GTGAAGCAGCTGcgcctggagagggagagagagaaggccatGAGAGAGACCGAGCTGGAGatgctgcagagagagaaggaggcagagcATTTCAAAACCTGGGCGGAACAAGAGGACAACTTTCACTTGCACCAGGCCAAGCTACG GTCTAAGATCCGTATCCGTGACGGCCGTGCTAAGCCCATAGACCTTTTGGCTAAGTACATCAGTGCCGAGGATGACGACTTGGCTGTGGAGATGCACGAACCTTACACCTTCCTCAACGGACTCACCGTCACTGACATGGACGACCTGCTTGAAGatatcaag GTATACATGGAGCTGGAGCAGGGGAAGAATGTAGACTTCTGGAGGGATATGACCACCATCACAGAGGATGAGATCAGCAAGCTCCGGAAACTGGAGGCATCTGGAAAAGGCCCAG GTGACCGTCGCGATGGCATTAACACGTCAGTGAGCACCGATGTTCAGATAGTGTTTAAGGGAAAGACGTACAGCCAGCTCCAGGCGCTGAACCTCAACATCGAGACTAAGATCCGAGCTGGGGGATCCAACCTGGACATAGGCTACTGGGAGAGCTTGATGCAGCAAGTCAGGGTCTTCATGGGCCGAGCACG GTTGAGAGAGAGGCACCAGGACGTGTTGCGTCAGAAGCTGTTCAAGCTGAAACAGGAGCAGGGAGTGGAGAGTGAGCCTCTCTTCCCGATCATCAAAGAGGAGCCTGAGGACGAGGCTGT AACCGACGGCGAGAAAGACACTCCCTCAGGGGTGCCtggaccctcctcttcctccccttccaTCAATCAAAAGAGAGATGCAGAGGAAAAGGATGAGCAAGTGGCGGGCCCATCcacggagggagacagggagaaagagggggatggagaggagaagggtgAGGTGGTAGAGGCTGTTCTGACAGAGGAGGATTTGATCCAGCAGAGCCAGGCAGAGTATGACTCTGGCCGCTACAGTCCCACACTGCTGCTTCCCTCAGAGCTaccgctggacacacacaccatcacacctgacGAAGACACACACAAACTACACCTCTCACGCAGACAGCTCGCCGTCACAG GTGATGCCAATGAGAATGCAGAGGATGAGTTTGTGCGCCGCGCCAAACAGGGCATGGGCGGGGACGAGGCTCAGTTTAGCGTAGAGCTTCCCCTCACAGGGAAGATGTACCTGTGGGCTGATAAATACCGTCCCCGGAAACCTCGCTTCTTCAACAGGGTCCACACAGGCTTCGAGTGGAACAAATATAACCAGACCCATTACGACTTCGACAACCCTCCGCCTAAGATCGTCCAGGGCTACAAGTTCAACATCTTCTATCCGGACCTGATCAACAAACGTTCCACACCGCAGTACTTCCTAGAACCCAGTCCCGACAACAAGGACTTTGGGGTTCTGCGGTTCCATGCGGGCCCGCCATATGAGGACATTGCCTTTAAGATCGTTAACCGCGAGTGGGAGTACTCTCACCGCCACGGGTTCCGTTGTCAGTTCGCCAACGGGATCTTCCAGCTGTGGTTCCACTTCAAGAGGTACCGCTACAGAAGATAG
- the stap2a gene encoding signal-transducing adaptor protein 2a isoform X2, giving the protein MDLSGFVSLKDDCSRDRNLEAARLILRMKDGETKLTVANLEARELWKGFLQSVVDLSVPSCLTLLPGQVQVLREVVDRERNRRRAARTPTRAPPSPLSVPLLGEIPSCFRPVSRTEAEVLLERHPDCGNMLLRPGRDGSSLAVTTRQDLNGSVFRHYRVTQREQGGYVIDVENPIPCATLHDVIDALVEKTAGTLQPFLLEEPYEENITFVSSNEENGERILHCAPSSPLPKAPALPPKQERWKPLPRSPAPDRRILSAVTSPVPSSPSSPMRRLVLSPSPLLAQSLTEELKMKLEKRRTSQD; this is encoded by the exons ATGGATCTCAGTGGCTTTGTCTCACTCAAAGACGACTGCAGCCGAGACAGAAACCTGGAGGCAGCTAGACTCATACTGCGCATGAAGGATGGCGAGACAAAACTCACA GTTGCCAATCTAGAGGCTCGAGAGCTATGGAAGGGCTTCCTCCAATCTGTCGTAGAT CTGAGTGTGCCTAGCTGTCTGACGTTGCTGCCGGGGCAGGTGCAGGTGCTGAGAGAGGTGGTGGACCGAGAAAGGAACAGACGCAGAGCAGCACGCACCCCCACCCGCGCTCCCCCCTCACCCCTATCAGTACCTCTTCTAGGGGAGATCCCATC GTGTTTCCGGCCTGTGTCGAGGACTGAGGCAGAAGTTCTGTTAGAGAGACATCCAGACTGTGGCAACATGCTGCTGAGGCCCGGCAGAGACGGATCTTCGTTGGCAGTCACCACCCGCCAGGATCTCAACGG gtcagTGTTCAGACACTATCGTGTGActcagagagagcagggaggatatgtGATAGACGTTGAGAACCCA ATTCCCTGTGCTACGCTTCATGATGTCATCGATGCGCTGGTGGAGAAGACAGCAGGAACCCTTCAGCCCTTTCTTCTGGAGGAACcttatgaggagaacatca CGTTTGTTTCGTCCAAtgaagagaatggagagagaatatTACACTGTGCCCCTTCCAGCCCACTACCCAAAGCCCCCGCCCTACCCCCCAAACAAG AGCGATGGAAACCCCTACCCAGGTCTCCCGCTCCCGACCGCCGTATTCTGTCAGCTGTGACATCACCAGTACCGTCATCACCCAGCAGCCCAATGAGACGGcttgttctctccccctcccccctcctcgcACAAA gcCTCACAGAGGAGCTCAAAATGAAACTGGAGAAGAGACGGACCAGTCAGGATTGA
- the stap2a gene encoding signal-transducing adaptor protein 2a isoform X1 yields the protein MPSQPTILMAAAPVKQRSGTRAQLPPCYYEGYLEKRGPKEKISRRLWTCLCGNTLFFFNNAKDTHYVEKMDLSGFVSLKDDCSRDRNLEAARLILRMKDGETKLTVANLEARELWKGFLQSVVDLSVPSCLTLLPGQVQVLREVVDRERNRRRAARTPTRAPPSPLSVPLLGEIPSCFRPVSRTEAEVLLERHPDCGNMLLRPGRDGSSLAVTTRQDLNGSVFRHYRVTQREQGGYVIDVENPIPCATLHDVIDALVEKTAGTLQPFLLEEPYEENITFVSSNEENGERILHCAPSSPLPKAPALPPKQERWKPLPRSPAPDRRILSAVTSPVPSSPSSPMRRLVLSPSPLLAQSLTEELKMKLEKRRTSQD from the exons ATGCCCAGCCAGCCAACGATACTCATGGCGGCTGCACCAGTCAAACAGCGCTCGGGAACGAGAGCTCAGCTCCCTCCCTGCTACTACGAAGGATACCTGGAAAAACGGGGACCGAAAGAAAAG ATCTCTCGGCGGCTGTGGACCTGTCTGTGTGGGAACACCCTCTTCTTCTTTAATAATGCCAAGGACACTCAC TATGTGGAGAAGATGGATCTCAGTGGCTTTGTCTCACTCAAAGACGACTGCAGCCGAGACAGAAACCTGGAGGCAGCTAGACTCATACTGCGCATGAAGGATGGCGAGACAAAACTCACA GTTGCCAATCTAGAGGCTCGAGAGCTATGGAAGGGCTTCCTCCAATCTGTCGTAGAT CTGAGTGTGCCTAGCTGTCTGACGTTGCTGCCGGGGCAGGTGCAGGTGCTGAGAGAGGTGGTGGACCGAGAAAGGAACAGACGCAGAGCAGCACGCACCCCCACCCGCGCTCCCCCCTCACCCCTATCAGTACCTCTTCTAGGGGAGATCCCATC GTGTTTCCGGCCTGTGTCGAGGACTGAGGCAGAAGTTCTGTTAGAGAGACATCCAGACTGTGGCAACATGCTGCTGAGGCCCGGCAGAGACGGATCTTCGTTGGCAGTCACCACCCGCCAGGATCTCAACGG gtcagTGTTCAGACACTATCGTGTGActcagagagagcagggaggatatgtGATAGACGTTGAGAACCCA ATTCCCTGTGCTACGCTTCATGATGTCATCGATGCGCTGGTGGAGAAGACAGCAGGAACCCTTCAGCCCTTTCTTCTGGAGGAACcttatgaggagaacatca CGTTTGTTTCGTCCAAtgaagagaatggagagagaatatTACACTGTGCCCCTTCCAGCCCACTACCCAAAGCCCCCGCCCTACCCCCCAAACAAG AGCGATGGAAACCCCTACCCAGGTCTCCCGCTCCCGACCGCCGTATTCTGTCAGCTGTGACATCACCAGTACCGTCATCACCCAGCAGCCCAATGAGACGGcttgttctctccccctcccccctcctcgcACAAA gcCTCACAGAGGAGCTCAAAATGAAACTGGAGAAGAGACGGACCAGTCAGGATTGA